TGCTAGAATAACTTACGAAAGAGAGTTTTCATTAAAAGGATTTGGTTCACACCTGTCTTCAACCATCAATCGCCTAATTTCTGGAAGAAACTAAGCAAAAATCCCACGGGGTATTTGACAAACCACAATCCACTACTCGTCACCCTAATGGCATCCGCTTCCAATCCATCAAATCGAAGCAAGCTTCGGGGTATTAGACCCAAGGGAATAAAAATAATGCATGCCCAAGTTTCTATTTTCAATACCATTGATAATTATAATAAAAAACAAGGTGTTAAATTTTTGGCATACTGGGTGATTTTCGCAATAACACTTGGTATTTTCTTTCTGCTTTTCGGAAACCCAATGAGATTTCTCCGTGCTGAATCAGGGCTTATTCTTATAACCTCGTTTGATTCTTCTGCATACAAAGATTCCATTCGTCATATGTGTTTATTTTCGTACGGTGGGCACTACATTCCTATTGCTTGGATTGGAGAATTTCTAACATCCCGCTGCTTTACTGATAACGAATCACTCTGGTTCTTGAGACAACTTACTATTATTTCATTCATGGGTGCATCCATAGCACTCCTGTTACAACGTGTGTTTATAAATATATTTCCTCATTCATCTCATAATATACTAGCGTTCTCCCTTGCTTGGGCTTTCTGTGTTCAGCCAATCATGTTTGAAAACTTCTCTTGGCCATTTATGGCAATGCAAATGGGAGTAATCGCATTGGCTGCACTATCTGTTTATGAATTATTAAACCACATTTACACATATACTTCAAGATATTCACTCTATTTAGCTGCACTTTATGCTTATCTCACACTCCACTTAAATGGGATAGGGATCGCAACTGTCGTGGGATTAGGTGCATGTCTCATTATTTTTATCTTCAAGAGACAGTTCGTGAATATTAAAGATATTATTTTCCCATTAATATTTCTATCGATATTATCATTATTGCATATCTATATGATGACCAGGGGACTGTCACTCTCAAGTTCACAGCCTGATTCGATTTCATTTTCCAGCCAGATTGTGAGATATGGAGGATTGTTAATCGGCATCTTGCAATTTTCTGGGATGGCCATTTGGGGCCATTGGGTATATCCGCATCCACACATTGACTATTTTACCGCTCAATGGCCTTATGGCTGGGCATTCATTGTTATCTTCTTATGTATATTGCTGGCCTTATTACGAACACGTAATGATACTATAACTGGCCCCATGGTGTGCATTTTGTTTGCGGGTATCTCTTTTTTAGTTTACTTGTGCAGTATCATATACAGGCATCAGCACGACGATGTCTATGCGTTCTCTGGTTATTTTTTCGGATCAAGATATCTCATCTTTTCAAATTTTTACCTGTTGATTTTTATGACTGGCATGCTGGTTTCCATGCCGTCATTAACCAATCGCACTCCTGCTTTCGTAATGTCTGCCATAATATTATTATTCAGTACCTATGGCGCAATTGGGTTTAGGAAAGAAATTGCTCCAAAGGTATGGCCTGATCTCATGCCGTCACAAACAAAATATATTCAAGACCAAGTTTCCATTATTCGCGAATGCCTTAAGAATGGAAAAGCGATCCCAAATCCTATAATGCCTAGGTATTTATGTTATGAATTTGAAGGGAATCGCCTTAGTTATTTAGAGCCAATTTTAATTAAACATTTAAATTTTTCGAAAGACCAACATCTAAATTGGGAAGAAGATTGATGATTGCGAGTATGCAAAGTTAATTGGTTTATTTAAATTATATTATGTATTACTGATAAATAATTATTTATGTCCAAACAATTCGACTTTCACTGCCTCATTGGCTCCGAAGTCTGCGCCTATTGCGCGAGAGCTTGGCTGCGCCGTCCACGACTTGGGCGGCAATTGCTCGGCTTTCACCGCCACGAGTTCGATAGTCGTAACTCGTTTTACCGTATTTATGCAAAAACATCTCTACTTGAGTCCTGTTAAAAGATTTTAAGCGACTGGCAATTTTTTATGAACTATTTGGAAAAACAGGTTCAGACAGCACGAATGCGGGTGGCCGAAACTTATATCTCGGGCCTAGGGATAGAGGTCGGCGCGGGTTCACGCCCATTCCCATTGCCTCCGTCCGCACGCGCGGCCCAAGGTGATATTCGGAATAAGAGCGGACTTGCATCCTACTTCTCAACTACTGACGTCGTGACACCGGATTTTATTGATGCGCAAACATTCGCTGGTGTTCGCGACAGCAGCTTGGATTTTGTAATTTCTGCGCATGTTATCGAACATCTTCGCGATCCTGTTGGTGCTATCGTGCATGCCATTAGAGTATTGCACCCGGGAGGCGTCTTCATCCTCGTCGTTCCTGATCGATGCCATACCTTTGATAAAAGACGACCGAATACCACTGTCAGGCATGTGCTTGCTGATTTTAGTGACGGAGGGGAGTCAACGACAAAGGATGCATATCGAGAGCACCTCACTTATGTTCATCCGCACCTGACTGGTGAGATTCTTTCGGAAGAAGAAATCGAACGTCAAGCAAGCTGGAATGCGACTCATTGGAGGGAATTTGACATTCATTTCCACGCTTGGGACCGGGTTGCTTTTGAAGACATGCTGGCACCTATTACGCGCCTTGCTCCGTTTCGTGTCATACATGTGGAAAGCGTAGTCAATGAGAACATCTTTGTGCTGCGGCGTCGGCGCATATTTTTAGGCATAACGTTGTGAATTACATGCATGAAAACTAATCCGAAACCACTCTGAGAAACGTCCAAAGGCTCTAGCTATTGGCTGTATTGAGAGACGATAATTTTTTAACTTATGAAGACTCTGCTCGTTACCGGCTCATCCGGACTCATCGGCTCCGAAGTCTGCGCCTATTTTTCACGTGAACTTGGTTATGCCGTCCACGGCGTGGACAACAACCAGCGCGCCGTTTTTTTCGGCCCGCAAGGCGACACGCGCTGGAACCAGGCGCGGCTGGCGCGCGAGCTGCCCGGTTTCCGGCATCATGAGCTGGACATCCGCGACCGGGCCGGCGTGCTGGCGCTGGTGCGGGAGCTTCGCCCCTCGGTCATCGTGCACACCGCCGCGCAGCCCTCGCACGACCGCGCCGCGGCGATTCCCTTCGACGACTTCGACACCAACGCCGGGGGCACGCTCAACCTGCTGGAGGCGGCGCGCCAAGCCTGCCCCGAGTCGCCCTTCATCCACATGTCCACCAACAAGGTTTACGGCGACGCGCCCAACCGCATCGCGCTCGCCGAGCTGGACACGCGCTGGGACTACGCCGATCCGGCCTGCGCGCACGGCATCGCCGAGACCTTCACCATCGATCAGTCGAAGCACTCGCTCTTCGGCGCCTCGAAGGTCGCCGCCGACATCATGGTGCAGGAATACGGCCGCTACTTCAACCTGCCCGCCTGCGCCCTGCGCGGCGGCTGCCTGACCGGCCCCAACCACTCAGGCGTCGAACTGCACGGCTTCCTCTCCTACCTCGTGAAGTGCAATCTCGAGGACCGCGAGTATCGGGTCTTTGGATACAAGGGCAAGCAGGTGCGCGACAACATCCACTCGCTCGACGTGGCCCGCTTCATGGCCGCCTTTGCCGCCGCGCCCCGGGCCGGCGAGGTTTACAACATCGGCGGCGGCAAGGCCAACTCATGCTCCATCCTCGAAGCCTTCGCGCTGGTGGAAAAGCACAGCGGCAGAAAACAAATCCACACCTACGTGGAGCAAAACCGCGCCGGCGACCACATCTGCTACTACAGCGACCTGCGCAAGATGCGCGCCCACTATCCCGCGTGGGACATTTCCGTCTCCCTCGACGAGACCATCCGCCAGATCGTCGAGGCCCATCGCGCGCGCCTATGAAAACGACCGTCCTCATCTCCGGCATCTGCGGCTTTGTCGGCGCCACGCTCGCCCGCGAACTAGCGAGGCGCGGTTGTTCCGTCAGCGGTTTCGACAATTTCATCCGTCCCGGCAGCGAAACCAACCGCGCCGCGCTCAAGGCACTGGGCATAAAAATCGTCCATGCCGACCTGCGCGCGGCCAGCGACATCGACGCGCTGCCTGCCGCCGAGTGGGTCATCGACGCGGCGGCCAACCCCAGCGTGCTGGCCGGCATCGACGGCCAGACCAGCGCGCGCCAACTCGTCGAGCACAACCTCTCCGGCACCATCAATATCCTCGAGTACTGCAAACGCCACCGCGCCGGCTTCGTCCTGCTGAGCACCAGCCGGGTCTATAAAATCGGGCCGCTCGCCGGCCTACCCGTGGTCGTACGCGCTGACGCCTTCCGCCCCGATGACACACAGGCGCTGCCCTCCGGGCTGACCGCGGCCGGCGTTGGCGAAAGCTTTTCGACCACCGCGCCGGTTTCCCTTTACGGGGCGACCAAACTCGCCAGCGAGGTGCTTGCGCTGGAATACGGCGAGACCTTTGGCTTCCCCGTTTATATCAACCGTTGCGGAGTCCTTGCCGGGGCGGGCCAGTTTGGGCGGCCCGACCAGGGCATCTTTGCCTACTGGATCAACAGCCACCTGCGTCGCTGGCCCCTGCGTTACATCGGTTTCGACGGACAAGGCCATCAGGTGCGCGACTGCCTGCATCCGCGCGATCTGGTCCCGCTGCTCGAAAAGCAGTTTGCCGCGCCCGCCATGCCCGCCGAGGACCGCATCCTTAATGTCAGCGGAGGCGCGGCCTCCGCCATGTCGCTGCGCCAGCTCACCGGCTGGTGCGACCGGCGTTTCGGCCCGCGTCCCGTCGTTTCCGACCCGAAGCCGCGCCCCTTTGACATTCCCTGGATAGTGCTCGACTCCTCCAAGGCGGACCGGCTCTGGAGCTGGAGGCCGGCGATCCCGGCGCAGGACATCCTCGACGAAATCGCCGAGCATGCCCAAAGGCATCCCGGCTGGCTCGAACTCTCCGCACCGCCTTAACCCATCAATGACTACGAACACCACTCCCGAAGATTTGCAGAGCCTCTATGCCAGGCGTTTTGATTCGATGCGCGAGTATCGAAATCGAGTTTGGCACATACTCATCGATTGCTTTTTTCGGAACCATATACCTGCCGAGGGCTCTGTGATGGATCTGGGCTGTGGTTATGGCGAGTTCATCAACAATATCGCCGCAGGCGAAAAGTTTGGCATGGACCTGAATCCCAACGCCAGCCGCCACCTTAATCCCGACGTAAAATTATTCGAACAAGACTGCTCCACGCCCTGGCCGCTGGCGGATTGTTCGTTGGATGCCGTGTTTACCAGCAACTTCTTTGAGCATTTGCCGGATAAGAGCACGCTGCAACGCACGCTCAAGGAGGTCCATCGCTGTCTGAAACCAGGCGGGCGTTTAATGGCAATTGGGCCGAACATCCGCTGCCTGCCCGGTGCTTATTGGGACTTCTGGGATCATTATCTGCCGCTGACGGAACTGTCGCTGGCCGAGGGGCTGCAAAGCCTTGGATTTGAAATTGCCCTCCAGAAAGCCCGTTTTCTTCCATATACCATGGCCCGGGGGATGCAGATTCCCGGCTTCTTGATCGGATTGTATCTGCGCATGCCGTTGTTCTGGCCGATTTTTGGGAAACAATTCCTCGTGATGGCCCTGAAAAAATGAATCCGCCTGCCAAACCCCTTGCGCTCTACTCCGTCATCATCCCCGCCCGGGACGAGGAGGAGTCGCTTCCGTCCACCCTGCGCGATATCCACGCCACGTTTGCCGGGGCGGGAATCCCCCATGAACTGGTGGTGGTTGACGACGGCAGTCGCGACGGCACCTGGACGATTCTGGAAAAATTAAGAAACGAGATACCCGCGCTTGCGCCGGTCAAGAATCCCGGTCCGCATGGCTTTGGACGCGCCATCATCTACGGCCTGGACCACAGCCGGGGGGACGCGGTGGTCATCATGATGGCCGACGCCTCCGACCCCCCGGCCGACGCGGTCAAATACTGGAACCTGCTCAACGCCGGCTGGGACTGCGTCTTCGGCAGCCGTTTTATTAAGGGTGGGAAAGTAATTGATTATCCCCGCATAAAGCTCTGGATCAACCGGCTGGCCAATTTTTTCGTGCGCATCGGCTTTAACATAAGGCTCAACGACACGACCAACGCATTCAAGGCCTACCGCCGCGCGGTGATCGACGGCTGCCGGCCGTTGATCGCGCCGCACTTCAACCTGACGGTGGAAATCCCGCTGAAGGCGATCGTGCGCGGCTTCACCTGGACGGTGATCCCCATATCATGGCAAAACCGCAAGCACGGCGTGGCCAAGCTCAAGATCAAGGAGATGGGCAGCCGCTACTTCTTCATCTGCGCCTACGTCTGGCTCGAAAAATACTTCAGCAGGGGTGATTATAAACGGCAGACATGAGAGTTTCGATCATCACCGCAGTTTATAACAAGCTGGAATGTTCAAGGAAATTCCATGTGAGCCTGACCAAGTATCCACCAGCATGCGACTGGTCATTACTATGGATTGATAATGGCAGCACCGATGGGACGCGCGAGTGGCTGAAAAGCCTTTCACCAAACAGAAACCACGTTGTTTTTAACGATCAAAATCTTGGATATGCGGCTGGCAATAATATTGGAGCGAACATATCAGGAGGTGACGTTTTGATCTTATTAAATAATGATTTGATTTTAACTGCTAACTGGCTTGACCCATTGTCTCATTCATTAAAATCCATTGAGCGAGCGGGAATAATCGGGAACATCCAGTTGCAGCCTGCAACGGGGCGGATTGATCATGCGGGGGTTTGCTATGATTTGATCGGTCGACCCGACCATTATCTCAAGGGACGCCGTCTGTCGGCGGCGCGCGGGCCGGGGCGGTTTTCCAACGCCGTCACCGCCGCCTGCTGCATGATTCGCCGGGATTTATTTTTATCGGTCGGCGGTTTCGACGAGCGTTTCCGCAATGGGTGCGAGGATGTGGATCTGTGCCTGCGACTCGGGCAGAAGGGCTACCGGCATTGGGTGGATTACCGGAGCGTGGTTTATCATCATGTGAGTGCCAGTCCGGGGAGGAAGGACCACGATTTGCAGAATCAGGCGTTGTTCCTGCAACGCTGGGGGCATCTCACCTCCAAATGGGGGCAGAAAGACTGGCCTGGCAATTATTTGTCCAAACACCTGCATAACCCGACCCGGCTAAACGGCACAAAGACACTGGATGCGATCTTGCGTCTGCTCCGGCTCAAGCACGGCGATTCCAAATGGGCCGCCCAAATGCGTCAGCGCATCATGGCAGCGGCTTCGCCGCCAGTTTAAGAGCGTCTAACAAAATGGCTTGAGGAGAACAGCTGCTACCTATATGCTCTTGTATATCTGCGCAACTGGACAGACACTACCCAGCCTTTTACCGCCTCCATTCAGTTGTTTTTCATCGGTGTCTTGGGAGAATACATCGGTGCCATTCTGACCAGGATCACGCGGCGCCACCGGGTCATAGAGGAAGAGCGCATCAATTTCTAAGCCCGATGCTGAACCTGCGCCTGATAAAATTTCTTTTGGTCGGGGTGCTGAACACACTCGTGGGCTATGGGTTGTTCTGCTTCTTTGTGTTTACGGGGCTGCACTACAGTTTTGCCGTCCTTATCGCCACCATTCTTGGGGTGCTTTTCAACTTCCAATCCACCCGCAAACTGGTTTTTAATGACCGGCATGGTTGCGGCCTGCCCACCCTCTCTCTTTATCCTCAGCTATGGCATAGTCTACCTTGTGAATATTCTCGTAGTAAAATCATTCCTCAGCCTCGGCCTGAACAGCTATCAGGCGGGGTTCATCGCACTCCTTCCAGTTGCATTCCTCAGCTACTTCTTGCAGTCACGTTTAGTTTTCATTAAGCCTAAGTCCTGCCGCCGTGCGACATCTGATTCACCCCCTTTCAACCACACCACATGAAAGCAGTCATCCTCGCAGGCGGCCTAGGCACGCGAATCAGTGAAGAAACCCATCTGAAGCCGAAACCCATGGTGGAGATAGGTGGAAAACCGCTCCTCTGGCACGTGCTCAAGATATATTCCGCCCATGGCATCAACGATTTTGTAATCTGTGCGGGTTACAAGGGCTACATCATCAAAGAGTATTTCGCCAATTATTTCCTGCACATGTCGGACGTGACCTTCGACATGACGCGCAACCGCATGGAGGTGCATCACCAACGCTCGGAACCATGGCGGGTCACCATTGTGGACACCGGCGAGGCCACTGCGACAGGAGGACGCTTAAGGCGGGTCCGCGAGTACCTCGGCAACGAAACTTTCTGTTTCACATACGGCGACGGAGTCGGCGATGTCGATATCACCAAACTTGTTGCCTTCCATAAAGCTGAGAGGCGGCAAGCCACGCTCACCGGAGTGCAACCTCCCGGCCGCTACGGAGCGCTCGGCATTCGCGGCAACCGTATCGAGAGTTTCCAAGAAAAACCCCTGGGTGAAGGCGGAGGTTGGATCAACGGTGGTTTTTTTGTGCTCGAGCCCTCTGTGATTGAACTGATTGTCGGCGACGAAATCATGTGGGAACGCCAACCTCTCGAACACTTGGCGGCGGCCGGACAGCTTTCCGTCTATAAACATTCGGGCTTCTGGCAGCCGATGGACACCTTGCGCGAAAAAAATCTGCTCGAAGAGCTATGGACATCGGACAAAGCTCCGTGGAAGATGTGGGAGTAACCGTCATGTCCTTCGCCAATACCTACCGAGGCAAAAGGGTCTTGCTCACTGGCCATACCGGATTCAAGGGTTCTTGGCTCGCCGAGTGGCTGGTTCTCCTCGGTGCCGAGGTTACTGGCTTCGCGCTGCCGCCTCCGACCACACCTTCGCTGTTCGACCAACTCGGGCTATCCAAACGTCTGCGCCATATCGAAGGCGACGTGCGCGACCTCGCTGCGGTGCGCGCCACGGTGGAGATAGTCATGCCTGACTTCGTTTTTCACTTGGCTGCACAGCCATTGGTGCGCCAATCCTACAAACAGCCGGTCGAAACCTACGCGACCAATGTCATGGGCACGGTCAATGCGCTTGAGGCGATTCGCCTTGCCGGGCGCCCGTGTGCAGTTGTGGCGATTACCACTGACAAATGCTACGAAAACAAGGAATGGGTATACAGTTACCGCGAAGAAGACCCGATGGGCGGCTACGATCCTTACAGTTCCTCGAAAGGCGCGGCCGAGCTCGTGATCGCGGCCTATCGCCGCTCGTATTTTCTCTCCCCCGACTCGTCTGTGAAGCTTGCCTCGGCCCGGGCAGGCAACGTTATCGGCGGCGGTGATTGGGCGGTGGATCGCATTATGCCCGACTGCATCCGCGCGCTGCGCCGTGGCGACACAATCCCGGTGCGCAACAAAATCGCCACGCGACCGTGGCAACACGTGCTTGAGCCGCTCTCCGGCTACCTCTGGCTTGGTGCCTGCATGGTCAACCCGAGGCTTACGCCTTATGCCGCCCACTTGACTTCCGCCTTCAACTTCGGCCCCTCGCTTGCTTCCAACCGCACCGTCGCCGAACTTGTCCAGGAAGTCCTCAAACACTGGCCTGGGAGGTGGGAGGACCAGAGTGACCCGAAAGCCGTCCACGAAGCTAGGCTGCTCAACCTCGCCACCGATAAAGCTCATCATTTTCTCAACTGGTCGCCCATTTGGTCCTTTGCTGACACGATCGGCCACACCGTCGCTTGGTATAAAAAAGCAGAGGCTGTGGGCACCGACATCCACGCCCTTACCACCTCGCAGATCAACGCCTATTCCACGGCCGCTCGCGTGGCGGGCATCACTTGGGCCACCTAAGCCATTCACGACCATGACCGACCCTTCGGAAATTAAAGCTAAGATCATCCGCCTCACTCGCCAATATTCTACCCTCATGCACAAGGCCCAACGCCCCGGCAACGATGCCGCGCACGCGCCTTGGTCCCCCGGTCAAACCATCCCCTACGCGGGGCGTGTGTTCGAGGAGGATGAAGTCGAAGCTGCCGTCGGGGCCACGCTCGATTTCTGGCTCACCCTTGGACCCGAGGGCGAATCTTTCGAGAAAGAGTTGGCCGCGTTCCTCGGCATCAAGCACAGCCTCTTGGTCAACTCTGGCTCTTCGGCCAATCTGGTCGCATTCGCCGCTCTCACCACCCACAAGCTTCCCTCTCACAAGCGCATCCGGCCCGGCGACGAAGTCATCACCGTGGCCGCTGGCTTTCCGACCACCGTTGCCCCCATTATCCAATCCGGCGCGGTTGCAGTGTTCGTGGATAACGATCCGGTCACCGGCAATATCCGTGCCGGGCAGCTCGAAGCCGCCTACGTTCCCGGCAAGACCAAGGCCGTGATGATCGCCCATGCGCTGGGCAATCCCTTCGATCTCGGTACCGTGCTTGAGTTTTGCCGCAAATACGACTTGTGGTTGATCGAAGACAACTGCGACGCTCTCGGTTGCGCCTACTCGATGCCGATCACCCGTGCGAAGGAGCTCGGTATCACCGAAAACTCTCCCGGCATCCCCTCTGACGGTGTGTGCATCACTCGCTACACTGGCACTTGGGGCGACATCTCCACGCAGTCCTTCTATCCTCCACATCACCTCACGATGGGCGAAGGCGGCGCAGTCAACATCACCAGCCGTTCCCCACTCAAGAACTACGCGGAGAGCTTCCGCGATTGGGGTCGCGATTGCTGGTGCGCCTCCGGCAAGGACGATACCTGCAAAAAACGCTTCGGTTGGCAACTCGGCGAACTCCCAAATGGTTACGATCACAAATACATCTACAGTCACCTCGGCTACAACCTAAAGCCGCTCGACCCACAGGCCGCGATTGGCCGCAGGCAATTGAAAAAGCTTCCTGCCTTCATCGAAGCGCGCAAGCAAAACTGGGAAACCCTTCGCTCTGGCCTCGCTGACTTGGAGGAAGTGTTCGAGTTTACGCTGCCCACCCACGCCACGCGCTGGATACCACCTTCCGAACGCAAACTCCCACGCTCAGCTTTTCCCACATCCTTCCAGTGGGACTCCACCGGCTGTCGAACCGATGCCTCATGGTTCGGCTTCATGCTCCGAGTAAAGCCCTCCGCGCCCTTCACCCACACCGACCTCGCCCGCCACCTCGGCGAAAAAAGAATCGGCACACGTATGCTCTTTGGCGGCAACTTGCTTCGCCAGCCGGCATTCGTGCAACTCAAAAAAGACCGTCCGCAAGCGCTTCGTGTTACTGGCGGACTCACCGGCGCCGACGAAATCATGAACCGCGCGCTTTTCCTCGGCACCTATCCCGGGCTCACGACTGCGATGCTGGATTACGAAATTGAAACGATTCGCAATTTTGTGAGAAAATACTGATGTCATCAATCAGAGCAGTTGCGCCGCTTTTTCGCGAAGACCTCGACCATGTCCTCACACACACCCGCGGACTGTGGGAGGAGGCGCGCGGCCGCACGTTTTTCATTACTGGCGGCACGGGCTTCTTCGGCATGTGGCTCTTGGAAAGCTTCGCATACATCAACGACGCCCTTGATCTCGGCATGCGTGCCGTAATCCTCACCCGCAACCCATCGGCTTTCGCTCACAAGGCGCCCCACTTGACTTTGCGTCCCGACCTATCGTTCATCGCGGGCGATGTGCGTTCGTTTGCCTTTCCCGACGGCCGGTTCGACTATGTCATCCATGCGGCTACCGAAGCCAGTATCAAGCTCAATAATGAAGCCCCGCACGAGATGCTCGACACCATCATCGGCGGCACTCGCCGCGTGCTTGACTTCGCCGGGCACTGCGGTGTCCGCAAGCTGCTTTTTACCAGTTCGGGCGCCGTCTACGGCAAACAACCCGCGGACCTAACGCACGTACCCGAAGATTACCCCGGCGCCCCCGACCCGCTGCTGCCTGACTCAGCCTACGGCGAAGGCAAGCGCGTCTCCGAACACATGTGCGTGGTGCACGCTCGCCACCACGGTTATGAGGCCAA
This genomic stretch from Termitidicoccus mucosus harbors:
- a CDS encoding NAD-dependent epimerase/dehydratase family protein, coding for MSSIRAVAPLFREDLDHVLTHTRGLWEEARGRTFFITGGTGFFGMWLLESFAYINDALDLGMRAVILTRNPSAFAHKAPHLTLRPDLSFIAGDVRSFAFPDGRFDYVIHAATEASIKLNNEAPHEMLDTIIGGTRRVLDFAGHCGVRKLLFTSSGAVYGKQPADLTHVPEDYPGAPDPLLPDSAYGEGKRVSEHMCVVHARHHGYEAKIARCFAFVGPYLPLDAHFAIGNFIRDALCGGPIKIAGDGTPIRSYLYASDLAAWLWTLLFKASSSRAYNIGSEQGLSIRELAAEIVHILDCPFPVQVAKVANPSAPVSRYVPSVGRAAHELNLQASIPLHESIRRTAAWHQSLANI